Sequence from the Mesorhizobium sp. PAMC28654 genome:
GGCTGTTGGCCTGCTCGGTCCCAATGGCGCCGGCAAGACAACCTGTTTCTACATGGTTACCGGTCTGGTGCCGGTAGACGAAGGCACGATCGAGATCGACGGCTTCGACGTCACCTCGATGCCGATGTACCGCCGCGCGCGCCTGGGCATCGGCTATCTTCCGCAGGAAGCGTCGATCTTTCGTGGTCTTACCGTCGAGCAGAACATCCGTGCCGTGCTCGAAGTGGTCGAGAAGAGCCGCAAGGAACGCGAGCGCAGCCTCGACGAACTGCTCGAGGAATTTCACATCAGCCATTTGCGCAAGGCGCCGTCCATGTCGCTTTCGGGCGGCGAGCGTCGGCGTCTCGAAATCGCCCGTGCGCTGGCGACGCGTCCCGCCTACATGCTGCTCGACGAACCCTTTGCCGGCATCGACCCGATCGCCGTTGCCGATATCCAGCAATTGGTGCGCCATCTGACGGCACGCGGCATCGGCGTGCTCATCACCGATCACAATGTCCGCGAGACGCTTGGCCTGATCGACCGCGCCTACATCATCCATGCGGGCCAGGTTCTGACCCATGGCAGGGCCGATGAGGTGGTCGCAAACGCCGATGTGCGGCGGCTTTACCTCGGCGAGGGCTTCACCCTATAGAGCGGCTCCTCGTTTCACGGAAACGCGGAACCGCCCTGGCTCTTTGTTCGACGCAATTCCGGCCGGAAAACCGTTTGACACTTTTCCTGGAATTGCTCTGAGCGAAAATCGCGTCGACAGCGCGATTTTCGTACGCTTTGGCGTGATTTCTTCGATTTTTGTCGCCTGATAACGTCTTCGTAAACGCGATTTGCTAGTCATTGCTTGACAAGCAAAAGCCGGGCCAGTTTCTATGTCCGGCTGAAAAAATCCTGTCCGCGTTGCGGATGCGTAGACGAGGCGTTTGAAACCGAACCATGGCGCTGGCGGCGAAGCTACAGCTACGACAGTCGCAGTCGCTGGTGATGACGCCGCAGCTGATGCAGTCGATTCGGCTGTTGCAGTTCACCCATGTCGAGCTGGAGCGCTTCATCGATGACGAGATCGAGCGCAACCCTCTGCTTGAGCGGGCCGAACCACAAGATGACGCGGCAAGCGACCAGGCACAGAAGAACGATGTCGAGCCGGAAGCCGCCGCCGAGGGCGACTGGTTCGAGAGCGAGACGGCATGGAGCGCCGAGGCGATCTCGGAAAAGCTCGACAGTTCGCTGGAGAACCTGTTTCCCGACGATCCGGGCACGAGCGAGCGGCTTGGTCCCGACCTGACGGCCCAGTGGAAGTCGGCGGCCGGCAACGGATCCGCAACCTCGTCCGAAGGGCTTGACGCGGGCGACATGGCCGCCACCGCCATCACGCTGCGCGATCATGTCAGTGAACAGGTCGCCCTTGCCTTCGCCGATCCGGCGGCCCGACTGATCGCCGGCGAACTCGCCGACAGTCTCGACGAAGCCGGCTATATGCGCGCCGACATGGCCGAGATCGCGGCTCGTCTGGGCACGGACTCCGCCGCCATGGCCAGGGTCCTGGCGGTCTGCCAGACCTTCGAGCCCGCCGGTCTCTTCGCCCGCGACCTCGCTGAGTGCCTGTCGCTGCAGCTTGCCGTGCGCGACCGCCTCGATCCGGCGATGAAGGCGCTGGTCGCCAATCTCGAACTGTTGGCGCGACGCGATTTCCAGACGTTGAAGCGGATTTGTGGCGTCGACGAAGAGGATCTGCTCGACATGCTGGCAGAGATCCGGGCGCTTGACCCCCGGCCTGGAACGGTGTTTTCGGTCGGCGCCAGCGACGCGATCGTCGCCGACGTCGAGGTGCGGGCGGCCAATGACGGCAGCTGGACGGTCGAACTCAATGCTGAAACGCTGCCACGCGTGCTGGTCGACCATATCTATTTCGCCCAGGTGTCGCCGCATGCGAAAAACCAGACGGAAAAGGATTTCCTGGCCGAGTGCCTGCAGAACGCCAACTGGCTGACGCGCAGCCTCGACCAGCGCGCCAAGACTATCCTCAAGGTCGCCTCTGAAATCGTTCGCCAGCAGGATGCCTTCCTGGTGCACGGCGTGCGCCACCTCAAGCCGCTCAACCTGCGCACCGTGGCCGACGCCATCGGCATGCATGAATCGACGGTCAGCCGGGTCACGGCCAACAAATACATGCTGACGCCGCGTGGCGTGTTCGAGCTGCGTTACTTCTTCACCGCCTCGATCGCCGCGTCGGGCGGTGGTGACGCGCATTCGTCGGAGGCGGTGCGTGACCGCATCAAGCAATTGATCGACGAGGAGAAGCCCGCCGACGTGCTCTCCGACGATGCGATCGTCGATATGCTGCGCGAGAGTGGCGTCGATATAGCCAGGCGCACCGTGGCCAAATATCGCGAGGGCATGAATATTCCCTCGTCGGTGCAGCGGCGACGCGAAAAGCGCGCTCTGGCCAGCGTCGGCCGCTAGAATGCAGCCTGTTTTAGCGTAGCAGGCCCCTGAAAGAGGGGGCGGCGGCCGCGGCGGCGCTTGAAACACATGTTGTCCACAGGGCCTTTATCCGGGCGCGATTGCCACCGGGGCCCGGCTTCATTGACAAGCTGCGGTGAAGTGGCTAGAAGCCCGCCCGCATGAGACGGGCTGATCGCCCGCATGCGGATGGTCCGTCAAGACGGTGGCCTAGGGATGGCCAAGAGGCGGCTTGTGATCAACTGGAAAGTTCGGATTTAAAATCGGCGCGAGTGACGCCGCAAAGCTTGTGCGCACGGACCACGAGTATAAACTCTGGCCAGTTTGAAGCCTGGGCAAGAAAGGTCAGTTTTCAGATGAAACTGCGCATATCGGGAAAACACATGGATATCGGCGATGCGTTTCGTACGCGTATCAACGACCGTGTCGGCGAAGCGATCGGAAAGTATTTCGACCGCGGATTTTCGGGGCACGTCACCGTCATCAAATCGGGGTCGCGCTATTCGGCGGATTGCATGATCCGGCTGGATTCCGGCGCCTCGCTGCAGGCCACTGGCGATGCCCAGGATCCGACGCTGGCCTTCGAGGCCGCCGCGGATCGGCTGGAGACCCGCCTGAGGCGCTACAAGCGCCGTCTGAAGTCGCACAATTCAGGCAATGGCAATGGTGAGCCCACCGACATCGCCTATGCCGTGATGGCGCCGCTTGCCGATGACGACGAGGACATTCCGGAGAATTACGCGCCGGCCATCGTCGCCGAATCAACCATGACGCTGCAGACCATGTCGGTGGCGTCCGCTGTCATCGAGCTCGACACCAAGGAGAGCCCGGTCTTCGTGTTCCGCAACGCCGGAAACGAACATCTCAACATCGTCTATCGCCGGCCCGATGGAAACATCGGCTGGATCG
This genomic interval carries:
- the rpoN gene encoding RNA polymerase factor sigma-54, translating into MALAAKLQLRQSQSLVMTPQLMQSIRLLQFTHVELERFIDDEIERNPLLERAEPQDDAASDQAQKNDVEPEAAAEGDWFESETAWSAEAISEKLDSSLENLFPDDPGTSERLGPDLTAQWKSAAGNGSATSSEGLDAGDMAATAITLRDHVSEQVALAFADPAARLIAGELADSLDEAGYMRADMAEIAARLGTDSAAMARVLAVCQTFEPAGLFARDLAECLSLQLAVRDRLDPAMKALVANLELLARRDFQTLKRICGVDEEDLLDMLAEIRALDPRPGTVFSVGASDAIVADVEVRAANDGSWTVELNAETLPRVLVDHIYFAQVSPHAKNQTEKDFLAECLQNANWLTRSLDQRAKTILKVASEIVRQQDAFLVHGVRHLKPLNLRTVADAIGMHESTVSRVTANKYMLTPRGVFELRYFFTASIAASGGGDAHSSEAVRDRIKQLIDEEKPADVLSDDAIVDMLRESGVDIARRTVAKYREGMNIPSSVQRRREKRALASVGR
- the lptB gene encoding LPS export ABC transporter ATP-binding protein is translated as MAGASSLMARLSGRAASTLAAPATVTVDAAKFKGTLIAKGLTKSYKGRKVVNGVTLGVRAGEAVGLLGPNGAGKTTCFYMVTGLVPVDEGTIEIDGFDVTSMPMYRRARLGIGYLPQEASIFRGLTVEQNIRAVLEVVEKSRKERERSLDELLEEFHISHLRKAPSMSLSGGERRRLEIARALATRPAYMLLDEPFAGIDPIAVADIQQLVRHLTARGIGVLITDHNVRETLGLIDRAYIIHAGQVLTHGRADEVVANADVRRLYLGEGFTL
- the hpf gene encoding ribosome hibernation-promoting factor, HPF/YfiA family, encoding MKLRISGKHMDIGDAFRTRINDRVGEAIGKYFDRGFSGHVTVIKSGSRYSADCMIRLDSGASLQATGDAQDPTLAFEAAADRLETRLRRYKRRLKSHNSGNGNGEPTDIAYAVMAPLADDDEDIPENYAPAIVAESTMTLQTMSVASAVIELDTKESPVFVFRNAGNEHLNIVYRRPDGNIGWIDPSMTKVAQG